Below is a window of Desulfobacteraceae bacterium DNA.
CCAGGCCGGGCCCGCCAAAACCGCCAGCGCCAGAAAACCGATGAGTAACCGTTTTACCATGGATGCCTCCTTCTGTGATTTGGGGGTGAAGGGTTGTGAGCGAATGCTACGCCCTTTTCGGGCGTTCTGTAAAGGTGAAAGCCATGGCCGCCGTGGGGGCACGCCGGCTGTTCGTCGGGTGGGTATGGCTGTTGGTAGCAACTGTGGTGCCACTACAAGACAGCGATTTTCCATGATATTTCAAAGTGGTTGAAAATTAAACAGAATATTTTAAATGCCGTGGGCAAATCGGCCCTGCCAAAGCGATTTGAGCGGTAAGCATGGCGGGCGGGGTCCCCCTTTTGAGGGGTTTTAAACCTTCGCCGGGCGTGGATATGCAGTTGTGCATATCGGGGGGGGCTCGATCCACATCCCCCTCGGTCGCCGACCGGTTTCCCCTACAAGCCGTATTTCTGAAGTTTGCGGGCCACCGTCGACTGGTTGATTTGGAGCGCTTCGGCAATCGCCGCCTGTTTGCCGAGGCGCATGCGGGCCTTTGCGAGGACCTCGCGCTCGACGCTTTCCATGATCTGCTGCAGGCTCTGACCTTCGCGCCAGCGGCCGCCCTCGCTTGGGTCACCGCAGGCGGGGGTGCTGAGGCTTGCGGGCAGGTCGTCGACCTCGATGCGGCTGCCCTCGGCCAGAACCGCCAGGCGCTCGCAGATGTTCATCAGTTCGCGGACATTGCCGGGGTAGTCGTAGGCCAAAAGGCGCTCGAGGGCCGCTTGTGAGATTCGCGGCGGGGGGGCGTCCGCCAGCTTGCGGGCGAAATCCGCGGTGAAGTGCCGGATCAGGGCCAGCAGGCATTCCCGGCGCTCTCTGAGGGGCGGCACATTGAGGGGGATCACGTGCAGCCGGAAATAAAGGTCGGCCCGGAAGCGTTTCCCGGCCACCATGGCTTTCAGGTCCTGGTTGGTGGCCGCCAGAATGCGGACATTGAGCCGGCGCTTGGCGGTTGAGCCCACCCGGCTGATATGGCCGTCTTCTAAGAAATGCAGCAGTTTGACCTGGGAGGAGAGCGGCAGCTCGGCAATTTCATCCAGAAACAGAATGCCGCCGTCGGCGGCCTCGAAATAGCCCGCTTTGCCCTGGCGGCGGGCACCGGTGAAGGCCCCGCTCTCATAGCCGAAGAGTTCGGACTCCACCAGGGTCTCGGGGATCGCGCCGCAGTTGATCTTGATCATGGGGTGGCCGCTGCGGTTGGAGTGCTTGTGGATCAGGTCCGCGATGACGCCTTTGCCGCTGCCGGACTCGCCCTGGATCAGGACCGTCGACTCGACGCTGCTGACCTTGAGGGACTGTTTGAGGACGTTCAGGAAGCAGGGGCTGCGGGCAATGATCCGGTTGGCTTTGACCTCTGCCAGCTGCATCTCCAGGATCTGGTGGCGGAACTGGTTTTTGATGGCTTCCTGGTTCTCCAGTTCGCGCTGCAGGCGGTCGATTTCGGTGACGTCGCGCTCGTTGACCACCACCCGGATCAGGCGCCCGTCCCGGTCGAAAACCGGGTTGCCGGTCAGCATCAGCTTGCGCCCCTCGCGGGTTTGCTGCAGCAGGTTGACCTGTTGGCGGGTTTCCAGGACCCGCAGGGTGACCGATTGGTTGACGAAGCCTTCGGCGACCAGGTCCCGCATACTGCGCCCTAAAACCTCTTCGGCGCGGACCTGGTTGATGCGCGCTGAGGCGGGGTTGATACGCACCACCTGGGCGTTACCGTCGCAGATCCAGAGGCCGTCGTGGCTGGAGTCGATGATGGCGTCCAGCTCGCGGTTGAGCTCCTGGTAGGCGACCATCTGGCGGGTGACTTCCTTTAAATTGGTCACGTCTTCCAGGATGCAGAGCGCCCCGATCACCCCCGACTTCCAGCGGATGGGACTGATTTCGGCCAGCAGTGCGGCGCCGTTGTGGGATAGCGGGATGCCGCGGCGATCGGTCCGGGTGCTCAGGCTGTGGCTGATCTCGGGCCAGAACTCGGGCAAGGTGGCCGACACCAGGGTTCCCGGGAAAAGCCCCAACTTGCCCTGGACCGCTCGGTTGGAGACCACCACCGTGCCGCCCGGCTCGACCACGAAGACCGCGTGCCGGGTGGCATTGAGCAGCGCCCGGCTGAAGGTTTTCCAGTCAAGGCCCCCGATGCCCTGGGTCTCGGGGCGGGTCGGCGGGGGATGAAGATCGGTGGGCATGGGGGGTATCCTGAAAGGGGTGGGGGTGTCCGTTGGGCCCTTATATGCATATCAGCATTTAATATGCAACATCGCATTTTGACTCTCTGACGGCGACTTGCTCCGCCTGCCGTTGGGTGCGTTAAATTTTTCTTTGGTTATCAATGTGTTGGGACACCGATTGGTTTGGCGCCACCCCGGCGCGGGGGGCCGGGCAGGGTGGCACGGTCCTTGTTTCAGAATTCTTTGGGTTTCCCGTGGATCACCATGCCGCCCCTGGGGGCCGACCTCATTCGCCGACAGGCATTTGGATCTCTTATCGGGATGATTCCGCACGCGGCCGGCGCGGCGGAGCCCCGGGCTGCAATTCAACCGCGTTCGGCACGCGTTTTTTCGCGTTCACCCTTCTGCTTCTACCCGTACAAGGAGGAAAAGACATGTCAAGCCCCCATGAAGACCTGCTGCAAAAGCGCAAGCAGCACGTCCCCCAAGGTCCGTTCAACATTACCCCCGCCTTCATCCGGGAGGCCAGGGGAGCGGTGATGATCGATGTCAACGGCCGTGAGTTGATCGATTTCGCCGGCGGCATCGGCGTGCTCAACGTGGGACACTGCCACCCCAAGGTGGTGGACGCCATCAAGGATCAGGCCGAAAAATACATTCACACCTGCTTTCACGTGGTCATGTACGACCCCTATGTCGATCTGGCCAGCCGGCTCAACGCCCTGGCGCCGGGAGACTTTCCCAAAATGACCATGTTCGCCAACAGCGGGGCGGAGGCGGTTGAAAACGCCGTCAAGGCGGCCCGCTATGCCAAGAAACGGCCGGCCGTGATCGCCTTCGAGAACGCCTTCCACGGCCGGACCCTGCTGACCATGACCCTGACCAGCAAGGTGAAGCCCTACAAGCTGGGCTTCGGACCGTTCGCCCCGGAAGTCTACCGCATGCCCTACGCCTATTGCTATCGCTGTCCCTTCGGCCTCACCTACCCCGCCTGTGAGGTGGCCTGCGCCGACTACCTCGAGGATTTCTTCATCAGCAACGTCGCCGCCGAAAGCACGGCGGCCGTGATCGTCGAGCCGATTCAGGGCGAAGGCGGGTTTATCACACCTCCGCCGGAATACTTCGCCAAGCTGCAGAGCATCTGTCAGAAATACGACATCGCCCTGATCGTGGACGAGGTCCAGTCCGGGGCCGGCCGGACCGGCAAGTTTTTTGCCATCGAGCACTGGGGGGTTGCGCCCGACCTGATCACCTGTGCCAAGAGCCTCGCCGCGGGGATGCCCCTCTCCGCGGTTATCGGGCGCCAGGATATCATCAACGCGCCCCATGTGGGCGGCCTTGGCGGCACCTATGCCGGCAACCCGGTTTCATGCCGGGCGGCGCTGGCCGTGCTGGAAATTCTGCTGGAAGACGGGCTGCTGGAGCGCGCCCGGAGCCTGGGCGATACTCTGCTGGCCCGCTTCCGCGACCTGCAGCAAAGGCACGCCATCATCGGCGATGTGCGCGGCAAGGGCCCCATGCTGGCCCTGGAACTGGTCAAGGACCGCGAAACCAAAAAGCCCGCCACCGACGAGGCCAAGAAACTGGTGCAGCTCTGTTATGACAAGGGGCTTGTTGTGCTTTCGTGCGGCAACTTCAGCAACGTCATCCGAACGCTGATGCCCTTTGTGATCACCGATGAACAGCTGGAGCGCGGTTTGGCGATTCTGGAGGAGTCGTTGGATGAACTCGAGAAGGCCTGACGGGCCGCAGCGTTGACAGGAGGCACCGCCATGAAGGGATTTTTTCAGCGAATCTTGCGGGTTGATCTGACAAACCGCTCAAGCCGGGAGGAGGCCCTGGATGAGGCGGTACTCGGCCGCTATCTGGGTGGCAAGGGGCTTGCCACCCATCTCCTGCTCCAGAACAACCCCGCCGGGGTGGACCCCTTTGCCCCGCAAAATCATATCGTCCTGGCGCTGGGGCCGGCCTCGGACACCCCGCTCTACGGCTCGTGCCGGCACGGCATTTTTTCCAAGTCGCCGCTCACCGGGCTTTACGCCGAGTCCTATTCCGGCGGCAGCCTGGCGATCCCCATGAGCCGCACCGGCTATGACGCCGTCGTCATCGGCGGCGCCGCCGACCGGCCGCTGTGGCTGGAAATTTCCGATACGGCCGTGAACTTTCACGACGCCGCCGATCTCTGGGGACGCGACACCTTCGAGACCGAGGCCGAGATCCGCAAGCGTGCGGCGGCCGAAAAGCCGGGCACGATGGTGATCGGCCCGGCCGGTGAAAACCGCGTGCGCATCGCGGTGGTCAAGAACGACGGCTGGCGGGTGGCCGGGCGCGGCGGCCTGGGGGCCGTCTTCGGGTCCAAAAACCTCAAGGCCGTCGCCTTTCACGGCAGCTGCAGCCGGCCTGTGGCGCAACCTGCGGCGCTCAAGCAGCACGCCCGGGACATGCTGGCGCGCCTCAAGGACCACGCGGCCACCCAGGCCTACCG
It encodes the following:
- the gabT gene encoding 4-aminobutyrate--2-oxoglutarate transaminase, whose product is MSSPHEDLLQKRKQHVPQGPFNITPAFIREARGAVMIDVNGRELIDFAGGIGVLNVGHCHPKVVDAIKDQAEKYIHTCFHVVMYDPYVDLASRLNALAPGDFPKMTMFANSGAEAVENAVKAARYAKKRPAVIAFENAFHGRTLLTMTLTSKVKPYKLGFGPFAPEVYRMPYAYCYRCPFGLTYPACEVACADYLEDFFISNVAAESTAAVIVEPIQGEGGFITPPPEYFAKLQSICQKYDIALIVDEVQSGAGRTGKFFAIEHWGVAPDLITCAKSLAAGMPLSAVIGRQDIINAPHVGGLGGTYAGNPVSCRAALAVLEILLEDGLLERARSLGDTLLARFRDLQQRHAIIGDVRGKGPMLALELVKDRETKKPATDEAKKLVQLCYDKGLVVLSCGNFSNVIRTLMPFVITDEQLERGLAILEESLDELEKA
- a CDS encoding sigma 54-interacting transcriptional regulator, encoding MPTDLHPPPTRPETQGIGGLDWKTFSRALLNATRHAVFVVEPGGTVVVSNRAVQGKLGLFPGTLVSATLPEFWPEISHSLSTRTDRRGIPLSHNGAALLAEISPIRWKSGVIGALCILEDVTNLKEVTRQMVAYQELNRELDAIIDSSHDGLWICDGNAQVVRINPASARINQVRAEEVLGRSMRDLVAEGFVNQSVTLRVLETRQQVNLLQQTREGRKLMLTGNPVFDRDGRLIRVVVNERDVTEIDRLQRELENQEAIKNQFRHQILEMQLAEVKANRIIARSPCFLNVLKQSLKVSSVESTVLIQGESGSGKGVIADLIHKHSNRSGHPMIKINCGAIPETLVESELFGYESGAFTGARRQGKAGYFEAADGGILFLDEIAELPLSSQVKLLHFLEDGHISRVGSTAKRRLNVRILAATNQDLKAMVAGKRFRADLYFRLHVIPLNVPPLRERRECLLALIRHFTADFARKLADAPPPRISQAALERLLAYDYPGNVRELMNICERLAVLAEGSRIEVDDLPASLSTPACGDPSEGGRWREGQSLQQIMESVEREVLAKARMRLGKQAAIAEALQINQSTVARKLQKYGL